Proteins encoded together in one Amblyomma americanum isolate KBUSLIRL-KWMA chromosome 1, ASM5285725v1, whole genome shotgun sequence window:
- the LOC144114349 gene encoding cancer-related nucleoside-triphosphatase homolog → MASPKFIVLTGSPGVGKTTIVKNAVKTLGEQGISVSGFYTTELRENGNRVGFDVVTTGNKKAPLARIRDHFPAGKGPFVGRYCVTVKTFEEVALDSLKTKSDVLVIDEVGKMELFSEPFRNRVSELFADENNCILVTVPVSTGTQCLPLVDHIKGHKCARVFSVNRSNRDYLVKEVLDALRKAVGK, encoded by the coding sequence ATGGCCTCTCCAAAGTTCATAGTTCTGACTGGTTCACCTGGTGTAGGTAAGACCACAATAGTGAAAAATGCAGTAAAGACACTTGGTGAGCAAGGTATCTCCGTATCGGGCTTCTACACGACCGAACTGCGAGAAAATGGAAACAGGGTTGGTTTTGACGTTGTTACCACCGGCAACAAAAAGGCTCCACTTGCCCGAATTCGTGACCATTTTCCTGCTGGGAAAGGGCCATTTGTGGGAAGATATTGTGTCACTGTGAAGACGTTCGAAGAAGTTGCCCTGGACTCTCTGAAAACCAAGAGTGATGTCCTAGTTATCGATGAAGTTGGCAAGATGGAACTTTTTTCAGAACCATTTCGGAACCGTGTCAGTGAACTCTTTGCCGATGAAAACAACTGCATCCTCGTAACCGTGCCCGTGAGCACTGGAACGCAGTGCCTGCCGCTTGTGGATCACATCAAAGGCCATAAGTGCGCTCGGGTTTTCAGCGTAAACCGCTCGAATAGAGACTATCTTGTGAAAGAAGTGTTGGACGCTCTTCGCAAGGCTGTTGGAAAATAA
- the LOC144114348 gene encoding F-box/LRR-repeat protein 8-like: protein MCYFHYIVTMEDDHKIVSYESLPEAILLEIFMKLSLPDRLQAALSCRRWCNIFTSPAAWTNFHFRFYGRKDTRLLQCIISYGCYLRQVVIELNQFQNVNRVNAVQALLLLAKCSSTRLSHLRIICTGENPLFYAGKEFVSALEAVFKRCNSHLVEVDLGKFPMMIDSHTIDVLSQHSPQLECLNIQNNNLVCLVQPECIVRLAQRCRRLRDLRVHKCSLSQDVLLCFLEQRRVGLEHLSLQCRSEEIIATHPQDEKTQLSSELWSRVVSGLPRLRVTLHFDQTCPLVVIPLVMRPEVPCAVLRLETFTIIHDMVLLAAYSYAETLEKLILQAPPSAELECALLEVSRRCSKLRALHVFCPLSEQTIDTILWEHPCMKASGLYTLRSEAGSDGPWATDEKVDA, encoded by the coding sequence ATGTGTTACTTCCATTACATTGTCACCATGGAAGATGATCACAAGATTGTTTCATATGAAAGCCTTCCCGAAGCAATTCTTTTGGAAATCTTTATGAAGCTATCACTTCCTGACCGCCTCCAGGCAGCACTGTCCTGTCGTCGGTGGTGCAACATATTCACTTCTCCAGCTGCATGGACTAATTTCCACTTTCGTTTCTATGGGCGCAAGGACACAAGACTTCTTCAATGTATTATATCATATGGTTGTTATCTGCGTCAAGTTGTCATCGAACTTAACCAGTTCCAAAACGTCAACCGTGTGAATGCAGTACAAGCACTACTTCTGCTTGCAAAATGCTCCTCTACAAGACTGTCGCACCTTCGCATCATCTGCACTGGTGAGAATCCTCTGTTCTACGCTGGAAAAGAATTTGTGTCAGCCTTGGAAGCCGTCTTCAAGCGGTGTAACAGCCATTTGGTTGAAGTGGATCTCGGCAAGTTCCCAATGATGATTGATTCACACACCATTGACGTTCTGTCTCAACACAGCCCCCAGCTGGAATGCCTGAACATCCAGAACAACAACCTTGTCTGCTTAGTACAACCAGAGTGTATTGTCAGACTTGCTCAGCGCTGTCGGCGGCTGCGTGACCTCCGTGTGCACAAGTGTAGCCTGTCACAGGATGTGCTTTTATGTTTCCTGGAACAACGTCGTGTCGGCCTTGAGCACCTCTCCCTGCAGTGCCGCAGTGAGGAGATCATCGCTACCCACCCACAGGATGAAAAGACACAGCTGAGCTCAGAGCTGTGGTCGCGTGTGGTTTCTGGCCTTCCCCGGCTGCGTGTAACTCTTCACTTTGACCAGACTTGCCCGCTTGTGGTCATCCCCTTGGTCATGAGGCCAGAGGTGCCATGTGCTGTGCTTAGGCTGGAGACCTTCACCATCATACATGACATGGTGCTGCTGGCAGCGTATAGCTATGCAGAAACACTTGAAAAGCTCATCTTGCAAGCACCACCAAGTGCTGAACTGGAATGTGCCCTATTGGAAGTGTCACGTCGATGCTCTAAGCTGAGAGCATTGCATGTTTTCTGCCCGCTAAGTGAGCAAACAATAGACACTATCCTATGGGAGCACCCGTGTATGAAGGCTAGCGGGCTTTATACACTTAGGTCAGAGGCAGGCAGTGATGGTCCGTGGGCAACGGATGAGAAGGTAGATGCATGA